ttttttcctttgcttgaggggaaaaaagggcgcgctatacacgagtatatacggtatgttTTCCGCCAGTCTGAGCTAACATTTCATGACCAAGCACCAGTTACAAAACCATTCTTTGGGGACAGTGACTGTAACACCGTAATTAAGTTGTCTGCAGTCTGAGTGTGAGTTTTCTTCAAGAGTTGGTGTTGTAGCTCTGGTGTCCAATTCATAAGAGCAAAATTTTGAATGATGCTGTGAATATGGAATACTATCTAATGGAAGTTTGTAAGTTGACAAGAAGTAAGTATAATGAGCAAATATGTCTTATAATTCTTTTCTGTACCAGAGAACCATAGCAGTCAATTTATAACTCACAAAatccatttgtttttttttaatttaggataTTGAATACTATTTTACCGCTAAAATTAAGTGTAAAGGATATTAGTCAAAATAcaatagatattatttttataagtttttcttaaagaatttttttatatggaTTTTACTGCTTATTGGAtacataatatgttaaaaaataccTCGGATTATTTTTGCATGATGTTCCAAGTATGTAATGATAGCAGTCATCGTTGCTATTTTACACAAAGCAAACATTTAAATAGCTATAAGTTATACATTGTAGGAGTCAATTTTATAATAAACTGTTACATTGGTTACAACTCAAATAATGACACATCAGTGATAAGATTCCATCCCAAGTATCTTGTGCCCCCTCCTCTAGACCATGTGCACACCTTGAAAAACACTTGTCTTTGCTATGATGATTATTATTAGAATATGTACTACTCATTTTCTGAACTATAGTtgaatatgaaattaaattatatttgtagtacTGTATTTACCGGCAAAAGCGTCGCCCCAGCATACGGGTTGCACCATGTGTCCGCCTTTATTAAAGTTCCATGGATACTAGTGAAGTCTTTGTGTtcatgtctcagcttattggtgcGTAAGAACCACAGAACTGGTTTTGACCCTCGGTTCTTCTTTGTCTGTTTACCTTGAGATGGCCCacttctctctcgctctctcccccccccccccctttttttccccactcTACCTAACGAAAAGACAATGGAGAAGACTTATTTTTGTAACCTTGTTTCCCTTTTCGtctattgtattttaatttttctatattgtattttaatttccTCAATATGTACACAAAATCTGATATAGCTTTATGgtaactaaaatatgaaacgtactTAATGTcacatttttacataaatatagggatgggattttcgaatcttggtttcgtcgaatataccgaatcctatggattcgaggattcgtaggatccgaggtgggattcgaggtgggtttttaagagttttaggtagtaattgaaaattgtagtgctgggcgaagtttgaaaatttaaaaaaaaccgaaccgaacccttacgttcggttcgaaacctcttaaaatatattcgaaaaaccgaacgttcgttttaaaagaaaattacgtttttataattttctaacccccatttgagaccattcacaaaacagcacaacaaaattccattacttgtaatattccgacttttatcgcataatcgtcgcctcaacagtttcaagcgcagacaaaataataataaaaaaaattattaatcgtcgcataactctcatagcattttttcatataggtgcgctttgttttttgtttactttagagaattttgtatgcatttctcgtactacgtaatttaaactatcgtacaaatgccaaaggtattgtatattatacctttaactatagtgcgtgtacgagaagtgttgtaaaatcaccaaagattgcgtaccccatacgttaaactaaagcgcatgtacgagaactctcgtatttcggcaaaactaacgtgatcaagttaacacaagacaaatgcggaaggaaatgattacgtaaataacgtattttaaattactggaatgtatttattttctttggcttTTTTGGTTATAagagtcaggtactgaaaatattaatttagtcttgtgtattaaaagtactggtccagtaaattttacagtacggtactaagttgactagcgtagtcgcggcagccatcattatttctcgtgttttcttttttcagacgcaaatttctataaccacactgacttacgttacgtttacaatattattgttcttgaggtgatttgcgatgagcaggcttacgtcgtttaagttttccaaatggagaaaagataatgacgacccagatgacccagaaccaccccaaaaaatgtctaaaagtttcttctgacgagcagcattcttccaagaaaacagcaactgcagtcagcgggttttgtaatgtagattggTAACTttattcacattcgacttttttttaatgtcctattaaaaagttttactttttaaaaatgttaggttatgtctaccacaaaaatatgttatgtggccttatgctgaatgttcgtcatctttataatcttatatttttttttaatgaaggttaaagtacactgaaaaaggaagatagtctttttgaaatttagatggaacttcttcatgaattaaaagtatatatatacatataaagaaattaaatgcaaaatgattttctctaaactgttttctttccttcattatttattgcataaactttacttataaaatgttttgcaatgttttaataaagctaagctatataatgttttaattttacatatggctggagaacctttctttctcaccattcagttaaagactgAAATGttggtggtcggttcattttaattcaaaacaattatttctgtatgagtttcggttcaaaattttttttccctatggttcgattcagttcggttcgaaaccagagaactgaggttcgcccagctctagaaaattgtatacctaaactgtattataaaggtaacggaaatagcacaaacataagataaactacgctgcattttgtcaattagcataactactcgatcatttccaaccttcaataatataacattgcagaaaaaaagtaactttttttaaatggtgtctgttatacaaacgtattttattgaaaacataggaaggattaatttaacagagaattagacagatgcaaacttacgtgtgtggtttttgaggttatttgtctctattttatatcaggtgtatacactatgcacttattttacaattttataaatacacatgattttttttaataacatgtgaagtttagtgtgggactgggattcgagattcgatgacaaacactgaggattcgaacaaggattcggattcgaccaaaatgtagATTCGTCTACataaatatatagtatttttaatgtcacctaaccaaaacattaaaatgttaataaatgtgaaaatacttaaaatattgaaatgccaTTTTACACAATGATTAGAAACAAGTACCTATTCTGTGTCCGTTTCACATCAGAAATGTTTCATGAAAACATTTCATTAAGATTCTGCCTTGAAGTTTTACTCCCAttgcacccaaagaagtttcaccaAAAATAAGCACACAAGCAATTTAGGATCAACTATGTGGAGGATTCTTATTCTGCACTACATTCAGTGATGTAATTTATGAGAAAATTAATACAGAAAAAGACGGACATGTAGCAACCGCCTTATTggcttatttaatttttataggaACAGAGTTAAATATATAGTAGAACTGTCAGCAAATCTGTAAAACAGCACACACAAATGTGAGTGCCCGGTTTTTGGGAAGGAAACTTGTGTAGTTCCTGTAGAAAATATCTGGCTCCAAATTAAGAAATAAGCCTTAAGTTATCCTTAcgtgtatttatatgttttttcttTTTGGGAAGATAATGCACAGCGACCATCCAGATCCATGGACCTCCCCTCTCCCTCATATCTGACAACCATGCAACAAAGTGATGATTATTTTGACAGCCCAGGGAATTACCTCACCCACCCTCCAAGCTAATATAAACAATATACCTAACTTTATAAGtggtggaaaaaaaagtttaatttattgcatggtttaaaatttaaattttatgtttagcACCATCTTATTGTTACATTACAATTACTATGAATAAAATAGTTGTGTTTTTGTACATACGTTGTACTTGTTGAAAGTGACAATTTGAAAGGTCTGAAAATAATGGTATATATCAAAGATACGTTGTCAAATAACTTCACTGGATAAGTGTTGAAGAAAGTTATTCaaaatttcaaactttatttCAGCTAGATGtattacaacaaaaatacaaTGAGATCTTactttaaaaatgtgtattttttacttaaaattattttaaacagataAAACTCATTaaccacaaaataaataataaacataatttagaaATAGGTAACATGTTCTGCCAAACAAAATATGCACAAAAAGAGAttaattgaaaaataatgttttcatatttgTCCAAATATAACAACTGGTATATTTCTGACATATTCAACATGCCTACAAAATATAAGACTACTCCCGGTAATCAGGTTCCACGCGTGTATACTTGTAGTACATTTTGGTCAGGATTCTAGACTGGGAAGAGATGACTGCAGTTGAACAGTTATAACCAAGACAACCCGTCAGTGCTTGTGGACTCTGGCTGCCCCGTAAACAAAAGTGCGGTGCATGTAGGCAAAGTGTAGAAAGAGGATGGACAGAAGCTGCACTGTTGCCACCACGCTGCACACAATGAGACGGGCAGCGAGAACGGGGATGACGGCCAGCAAGACAAGGGCAACGCGCAAGGCACTCAGGCCTCCGAACAAAGTGAGGCAGCAGTAGAAGAAGGTGTTGCTCATCTCGTGGTAGAACACAAGGGACACCCCTAGTGCAAGGACGTGGCCTGACAGACCGTAGCCCAGCAACGACAGCAGTTCCCGCATCGTTATCCGTGCCGCACCTGCGCGGACCAACACGTACGACAGTGCGGGGACCAGCGCCACGTACCCCGCCAGCGCTTCCCCGGGCGAGATGCTGGTCGCAGCAGACGGCAGCTTGGATGCATGCCCATAGTGCAACAGCGCTGCCAACATGACCAAGATGACTACTGGACCCAACAAGTCTGAATAAATATAACGATAACGTGTTGTCAATGGAGGAACCAGCGATATTAAGAACCGCTGTGGTAGTTCCTTTACGGGAACTGAAAACAAAGGTCTTATAACGGAGAAAACTGAATTTTTACTGTGATCTTTAACTGAATAATCATCTGAGTATCGTGCATATATGTCATCAATAAACACAACTGACACACCTTTTTTAtccattttgcaaaaaaaaaaaaacctgttaagaCTCAACACTTTTTGCATGCAAAACTAAACATTTGAATCCTTGAACTGAAGCATTTCTCACAACACTGGTACAAATTCAATGTTCATTTCCTACGAGTTTTCTTTACTTCATCTTGAAATTCTTTTTTAGCTTCTTCCAGTTCATGCGCAAATCGTTGCGAAAGACTTCGCAATCGCTCAGCACTTAGCACACGCTTTCCCCGAGTGAATGCGTAGACCGTTAGCTGGGCAGCTCGTCGTATTGGATATGACTCTGCAAGCCGACTTATGATATGCTCGCTGTTAGCGAAGTAACGCAGCAAGTACCGGAGGACCATTGCATTGCACAGCTATAAGGAAAACAGCTCCATTAACACAGCTATATGAAGTATAACAGAACACAATATCTACAAGAAATTCAATAATGCTATGAGctatttttataaatgatttatCCAATCCCTTTCCTCAAATATGAACCACAAAGAGTACCTAGaatgccaaatttttttttacagcttcagaatATAACTAAACTAAATCCAAGCATGGATAACCTGAAAACCAGATAATTTGGGCCCCAATAATTAAAAGTTTACTGTAATAGTTTTCGgttaaaattgtaacattttcaCCTTTCAATAAACACACCATATAACTGTCCCAACAAAGTTCTATCGATACAAGTGAAGTCCTTCCCTCCTATTCCCCCACCCACCCTCCCGGGCCAATTCCCAAACTACCTAACAAAAATTAACAGGAGAAGACTGCTATTTTATtactacattttaattaattcgcTTTATTGTTTGTCTGTTAGATAAAAAATTTTGCAATTGATTTTTGAATTATTTCAAGGGTGATATAAAAAAAAGGGGTAGAAACTATGTCCTGATTTTACGATGTCAAAATCAAAAACATTTCCTGATAAAATTGCCTACAGTAGTAGTTAATTATGTAAGGAATTGCATTAAtcctttattttattaaaataatattatttacttgaaaacaCATGAGAAAAACGTTTTGATTGTCCACTCCATGGCCTGTCCCCTGTATAATCTTTCAAAgtgtattgaattttatttaaaatatgtgaaGCTTAAAGCACCTAGTTACATTGTTCAAGGAAGAAAATACGAGGTTTATAAATATCAAGTTACAAGACATTTTGTAGGTACAAACCTTTTTGGATACTGTACCCAAAAGTTTCTGAGAGGGAAACCTGTCTCTGTAAAACGCATGAAACATTTTTCTACTTACTGGCAAAGCACATACAGAGGGCCTTATCTTGGAGAATTCTCCGGACAATCTTCTTAAAAAACTTTGTTGTGATTCCAGCAAAATGAAAGAACCTTGAAAGAACCTGCTGTGTGTGCTCTGTGAGAACAGTTAACCTTGCAACATCATTCACTGATGGCGAAACAAGTTATCAGAAATGGGTAACAAAGATAATCCCAGCATTGGTTAAAGGAAAAGAAAGACTTGTGCAAAAAACAATTAAGTGTACTAtagttacaacaaaaaaaaatatttgaacttgTGAATGATAAGATCCCCATATACATGCAGCATACTTCAAATATTTATCACCAATACAGACAGATCAAAAGTGTGAAAGAAAATCTTCCTGGAGACATGCTGTTTCATATGGATTTCAGTGAGAACTTTGAGTGCAAATACTTCAGAGCACCTTAAGCATCACTGTTTGGAGCCTCAAAAACTCAAGTTTCTATCCATACTGGTGTGTTATATAGCTATGGGAAGGAACCTCAGTGCATTGGCCCCTTTTCTGATTGTAACAGACATGATCCAGCTGCAGTTGTAGCTCATCTCAAACCTATCATACAACTTGTGAGAAAAAATGTAGAATCTGTGAACTGTTGTCATTTTGTAACCGATGGAGCTCCTGgccaatacaaaaatatttttttttttcaatttcattgGATATTTGCAGAAGGAACTTGATGCAAAGGTAATTCAATGGCATTTTTTGGAGAGTGGTCATGGAAAAGGTGCTCCTGATGGAGCTACCTGCAAGCATTTTCATCTTGGAAAGATTAAATTTGCTGAGACATAAAGGAAATGTATCCTTTGAAACATTGAGTTTTTTACAGTTGAATTTATTGGGAAGGCAAACTAAATCTGTATTTAAATACATTGGTATCCTGCATGGTTGTGCATGCTACTAACATACTTCACCCCACCCTTAAACGGGTACTGTGGTGCAACCAGTTGCTCACTGGTTCGGGGGTGCGAGGGGTTCCCGGTTTAAATCCGGGCATGGGTATGGATGTTTTGTTGTCCTTTCACGTCATTTCACCTTCATCGGCTCTCAAGACCTTTAGGTTAAAGGGCAAATAAACACTTTTCCACTCCACTCACCCCACCCTTAACTTATAGTATTGATTAAAAAGAAACGTCTGTCCGTGTCTGACATCTACACAGACAGTGAAGGAGAAAAGAGTTCACATCATGATGGCGAGACAAGAAACCCTAATGAGCCTCAACCAAATGATTTTGTCATTATACAGTGTGCGGGGGGAAAAAACTTTGAAGCACTTTGTTGCATTTGTCGAGGGAAAAAGTGTAGATTACAAAGACtaccaagttaatttttttaagaaaactgaCCTGACAAAATTTTATATTCCAGAAGACAGAAACATTTATGATGTTGAGGCTTCTGACATCTGCAAAATTTTAGCCCAACCAGTTTCCTTCCGAAGAAACCAATACCAATTTGATTTTGATTTCTCTGCATACAATATGTAATTAGCTTAGTTTAGGcagtattttgttttcattgaTTTTATCTAGGTATAATGTATTCATTTACTGAGATTCACATTGTTATCAAATGTTTCCACTCCGTAACCTGTGTGGTCCACTCCGTGGACACAgcgattttaaaaattctaaatatctaataaaatacatttaaactatCTCTGTTTCATTGTGATATCAAAAGAAGGGGTAGAGCTGAatgttaagatattttttttttacaccttggtACAATTTGTCAAATGTGTTGTCAAACCTTAACTTTTTTTTGGCAATCACCCTCAAACAACTTTTGATGAGCTAGACTTGAAACTTTCAACATAGtcagaactggatgacaatgcaCACATAAgactaaaatgaaaaaaatagttatttgaataaataaaatttaacaggccacatttttaa
This genomic window from Bacillus rossius redtenbacheri isolate Brsri chromosome 6, Brsri_v3, whole genome shotgun sequence contains:
- the LOC134532813 gene encoding protein YIPF3-like, whose protein sequence is MQKVLSLNRFFFFCKMDKKGVSVVFIDDIYARYSDDYSVKDHSKNSVFSVIRPLFSVPVKELPQRFLISLVPPLTTRYRYIYSDLLGPVVILVMLAALLHYGHASKLPSAATSISPGEALAGYVALVPALSYVLVRAGAARITMRELLSLLGYGLSGHVLALGVSLVFYHEMSNTFFYCCLTLFGGLSALRVALVLLAVIPVLAARLIVCSVVATVQLLSILFLHFAYMHRTFVYGAARVHKH